Below is a genomic region from Alosa sapidissima isolate fAloSap1 chromosome 19, fAloSap1.pri, whole genome shotgun sequence.
AGGCCTGAAGGGGACACAGGGGGTTGTAACACGATGCATCAACCTAatttgccttattcacccggcggcaacgaggctacagggtacacttgccatcacacttCAGTCCAGCACATGGTGGTAATGCGctctgtttgcaaactgcccaaaaaaaaaaaactcactgaagaagaaggtTACTCTGGCAGGCCCTATGGGCAGGCCAGCGAACCCTTCTTTTTCTGTGAGCTTGTTCTGTGAACCAAAATCTATAATTTCTTATCGACAACAGACCCCAATATTGCATCGAATCGCTACAAAAGTATTGAAAAGAATCGAATCGTTGGCTTAAAGAATCCATATTGTATAGAATCGTGATGAAACTTGTGATTTACACCCCTTGCCACTGCCTTAATACTCTGTATGTCCCCACAAAGAACCGTTTTGGTACCATTAGTGTTGGCCAGTCAGTGGCATCCTGATCAGCGGGTCTGTGTTAGTAATGGGGCTCTCCTGATGCAGGCACTGGGCACCTGAGGACTATGACGCTATCCCATAACTCCCTGGGCTCCACGGGCTTTGAGCTGGTGTTGAAGACGctacccctccacctcctctcccatcTCCACCTGACCGCTGTGTGCCGCGGGCCAGCTGACCAGCCAGCTCTGGAGCTCCTTGCCACGCATCTCGCTCAGGTACCTCTAACCACCTCCGTCATCTCGCTAATCACATGGCAGGCTTGAGAACCCCAAATTAGTTTTGAGGGTAGCATAGTGGCTTGCATTGCACTGGTAGCACAGTGGCTAGGGAGCTCCCTAGCATGTAGCAGCCTGAAAAGTTGAGGGTTCAATGCCCTACTGcaaccattgtgcccttgagcagagCACTTAGCCCTGAGTTACTCTGGACTGGCCCTTGTAGTAATTGAcctaagtcgctttggataaaagcatcaatCAAATGAATGAGCAAGACTATGTAAGAAGGGAGATGGGTGACATTTTTAGCTTCTCCATATCTATGTCTGTTACCACCTGCAAACTGACGAGATCAGATCACCGTTTTCATCTACTTGATCAAGTGTAGGAACCTTTGTCAGACCTTTTCAGAAGTCAAGTCTGATAATTAAATAGCGTTTCAATACCTTATATCTGCTCAAATTTGTTGAATTTGTTGTCTTCCTCTGTGTTTCTTCCATAGAACGACTGCTCACTTACCCACCTCAGTCTGGCCAGCAATGGATTGTCTGACCACAGTGTTGCCTCCCTGGCCAGGTCTGTCTAATCACTACTGGCCACTGCTCCACATGTGGTCATTTATCGTGTAATTACTTGTATCATTCTGGCTGTCTGTGATCTTTGGTGTGTCTAGTTTGCATGCATCATGTTACTTGAATGTGCTGCTGCAAGCTGCCTGCATTGACAGGATGTGGTGTGAATCGTAGGTCTATTTTGGGTTATTACTGTTATTGGGGCCTCTTGTTGTTGATGTGTAATCTACGATGAGCCTAAGGTTGGCTGTCTTGCCTTTTTTGCATTGTTCTGCTCAgatgcttgcctgtctgtcccTCACTGGTGTCCTTGGACCTGTCGGCCAACCCGGACGTGACGTCCGCTGGTCTTCACAGTCTTCTGATGGCTCTGCGGGAGGCCCGGCGGCCCCTGGTCCAGCTCAACCTCCAGGGTACAGAACACTGACCTCTTACCTGCTCCTCTAAGGCACATCTCTACTCACTCATAGCACATAGAGCACATTCTTAAAGTCACTtcacaatctttctctctccatccttccctccacctctctgtctctgtgtgtctcttccCTCACTTTCAAATAGGGTGTCAGGTTGCTGGTCCCTGGAATACTATTTGCTTGGATGACCTTGCCAAAAACGTCCGGGACTTGTCTCTTTGCTCCCAGAGGCTCAACAAGCTGGACCAGCAGGCCTTGCAGCAGAGCTGGCATTTGCAGGGGAGTGGCCGAACGCTTCTCCGTCAGTCCAAGTGCATGATGAGCACGACCGGACCCATATGAACACCACCAGAAGCAAAACATGACCTTCCAGTGCTTTCCTAATAGTTTCCAGGTTGGAACACAGCCCCTCCCCTTTTATTACTGTATAAATGTAAAGTATTCCTCTTGTGTAATACAATGTTTAATTAGACACACTATTACACGTCATTGTGTTTTTGGATATGTTGTATTTAAGTGGTTTTGAATGTTTAAGAAGAAATGCTATTAAACTTTATCAAGTGTCATGATTAGCTGGGTACCTTTTTGTTGTAAATGGGGTAAACACTGGGAGCTTCACAAAGGCTCATACTGGTCAGGTTTATAGTACATAGCATAGATTCAAAGTACTAGTACTGAGAGTCCTAGGATCACTGTTTTCAAACATGGCCCTTGAGGTCCAATGTTTGGTTTACAATCTTTTTAGTTTACACTAACCAAGTCACATGCGCACACCCACCAACCAGAAGTGGCATAGTCAAGGAGGATGAAATAATGATATAAATGtcagaaatgtgacaaaatGAATTGCAAgattatttgtagcttttgcTATTAGGTAATTGCATTGTGCAGCCCTAATTCAAAGCTCAGTTGGGAAAACCAATATAATAGTTTTATGTCATTCATATTTTTGTTATATATGATAAAACAATAGTGGAGACAACAGATTTTCTGCAGTCATCCATGACAATTATGGTTTGACATCACCATAAAAGCTCATTCAGTCACAAAACTATGTACCGGTAAGAGCCAGAAactattttcattttcaagagGAGGCGATCTCAGGAAACCACAATTagtttcactacatacagtataattcTGACGTGCACATTTCTATGACTTTGATGTTGAAATAAGAATCACTATACAGATGCATGTATCTGTCACCACAGTTCTGACCTTGACTAGTCTGCTTATGTGCTACACTAAGGGCCTCACTGTGCTGCTGGGAGATTGATGAGGTAGGCTTTTTTTATTCCGAAATATAGGCCATTTATTTAATGTAACATTTCTCATAATCTCTGTAAAATCATTGTACCACATTATAGCTTAatttaatatataaatataagcaAACAAAGTTTATTTGAATCcaacttgtttttaaaatgctgaTGATGTCCTTAACAACTGCAGATAATGAAATACACTGGACAATAATTGTTAACAATTGAAATGGAGTCTTCCGGGGTTCCCAAGTTGTCCTCCCTTTTGTGTCTCACATGTAGATGAGTTCCTTTGGCCTGCGGGGAAAAGACAGACAGGATTTGTATTAAACTTGCCTCAACCTCTTCTGGTCATAATAAGAGTGTGCAGCTTTACTGGAACTCACTTGCAGGCCTTGACATTGACACAGATGGTCCTCACGTCATCGGTGGTGGAGAGCTCCTCTATCAGCAGAGTCCtgtattttttaacaaaacCCTTACAGGCAGACTTGAGGAACCCTATTTTGTCACAAGCAGCCTTTAGTTTCCTTTGAATCTCATCCTGTGGAAGTGTCATCATTAGCAAAAGTTCACATAGGGTTATTCCACATTAATTCAACCAGGGCACACGCACTTCAAATTCTGAAAATAATACCATGTGTACCTATGTTACTTAGgagacactgtaaaaaaatgtttggcctccttttttttttttcaaagttcacAGGCCCATAGCttaagaactaaaccatgtagcaggctcaaattttgcatgctggtacataaataggaatagtatgtagcaaaattgtCATGTtgggtctggatgatcctgcatggccATAGCAGTCCCTCAAAGTTGCTCAAAATTGTATTGAAGTTTTTTGGCTgagctctgtttaggccttcagaagacatatttgtacccAACATAGGCATTTGATTTTTTCCCTTATTGAGATAAGTAAAAACACTCAAAAAATGCAATAAACAGAAAGGAAACTCTACCAGTGTTTttcagacctcacaagtctgaaaaataattttggatctcattttcagagcaccctaacaccttgtgggaatgtacaaagatttatatttatttctttattctccatgatccctttttaaaaacacaaattttacttgtcttatgcaatttgtcccaccctgaacatgggcaaaatgcaccattgagtaattttacagtgtctcctgggtaacataggtacacctggtcattttttctgattttttttttagacctAAGTgggtgggccctggttgaattgacgtggattGACCTCAAAGTTTAACATGTAGCTTCCGCTACTGTACAGTAGATGAATTCTCACCTGTGTGGTGCCGTTAGAGATGGATTTCTTGACCTTGTTTAAGATCCACTTGCATCCCCAGCACATACCAGGTAACTGTGCCTTTTCCTCACCCTTGACCTGAAGCATGCAgacgttggggggggggggtgtaacaTGCTAAAACATATGAATCCATGCATTCTGTTTTGACAAGCAAACAGGCACTTCACCCTGAGTTGCTACTGGggcaatggcccttgtaatatactGCAAGTCACTTTGTATAAAAACGTctcctaaataaataaatgtaatgatGGATATCTCACCACTTCAAAGCTGTTGTCCTCATAGTCAAGACCCTCCCAGTCATATGCCACAACTATTTCAAAAGAAGAATTTGTGTTCATGTTAACTTCCAATATACTTCACAATATACTGGCTGCTGGAAATATGTCACATCAAATTTGATGAAAgtgatgctttttaaaacaTTATATTTCTGACAATAAATGAAAGACTTTTGAAATGGCATGTCTATTTTGTCTCGCGGAGCTGAGATGAGAACAATGGGAACAAGGCCGTATTCTTGTTCAGCTATAATCTTGTTGTCAATCGACCATCGCCAACCGCTCGCGCATGCATTCCATACGCAAGTGCAACCAGAACGACAGAATCCTGATCCAATTAATTTATCCCCTCGAATGAATTGCTAAAATATTAAAGCGATTTTAGACtagtttgtaggcctactggggCCATTTATTTTAATTAGCCTGATTTCACAGACCTATTGCAGGGACATTTTCCCTACACTTTAGAGTGCATCTGCAAACAACTGCTGGCCCGAATACAATGCCATGAATTATGATCGTCAGCTTCGCATAATGACAATATTTGTTTTATGCTATATTTTTTGATGAATGTTCCTGGGAGATCCTTAGTTGCGCGTGATGTGGAAGCGCGAAAGTTTGAGAAGACCTACTgccttggaaaaaaaaaaagaaatctcacGAGCTGCGGTCCGCCACTGCTGCAGTGGATCAACTTTGTCAAGTTCATCTGAGAGCACAACGTTGGTCGTACATAAATTGCCCTGGCCttgaatgaaaaggaaggctAAGGAAAATAAGActgaatttcattttttttttcagtagaTGTTGTGAGCTTTTTACTTCAGACACCGCATTATCAGCAAACTGCCATGAGAACTGCTAGCTGCTCAAAATAAACTAGGAATCTATTCAGTCAGTTACAGAACAGTCAATTACAGAAATATCAGACTTGCTAGACCTACTTCAAGCTACCAAGCAACCTTTCCACAAGGTCTTTGTGAGGTGGAGGTCCATTTCTTCCAGGCCCTGGTCCCCGAGGAGGAGTACTTGGCCGACGACTGGCTGGAGGACGACCTGGGCGAGATGCAGCccaagaagaagaggaagatggCGTCTGAGCtggagggcaggagagagaacgGCGAGCCTCTAAGCCGTACAAACAAAACCCTTACAGGcagggggggaattccccccccattttgaaaaatgaattttaagccctgtcaAATACAAgctcacgctcacactcacactcacactcacactcactgcaGTGTTCTTGTTAGACCATGTTCACACAGtttcccacacatacacacgtacacatagaCACCCACTCAGCCGCAGAGAGATGTGAAACTTTGTTGAAGCTGAGAACAGCCTTGTTTGTAGCCCTATTGAGGGACGTTTTCTTATTAattggggggcagccgtggcccactggttagcactctggacttgtaaccggagggttgccggttcgagccccgaccagtgggctgcggctgaagtgcccttgagcaaggcacctaacccctcactgctccccgagcgccgccattgtagcaggcagctcactgcgccgggattagtgtgtgcttcacctcactgtgtgttcactgtgtgctgtttgtgtttcactaattcactgattgggttaaatgcagagaccaaatttccctcacgggatcaaaaaagtatatatacttatattaatATAATTCACCATCTCTACCTTCAGGTGTTGGGCATATATGTAAAAGGTGACAGATCTCAAGGTGCATCTCTAATCCTGGTCAGAGAGTGTACCCCCATAGTCCACACTTGCACATTGacccacacacgctcacacagaaACTAAACAGCtatcagtgttgcgcgggttgATCTAAATTGAGCGGGCGCCCGCGGTTTCAAgtcataaaaaaatagttatCGGGTCATTTtcgggcgggtcagttaaaatgaatttgatatatataatataatgagAAGGCAAACATCAATATTTAACTCATAATAGCTTTTTAAAGATATCATTGTCTAAATGAATCGATGCAGCATGAACTTGCCACATAGGCAGGCTATCTGTGTGATAGAAGGATGAAACTGGAGACACtataatttaaaataatataTACACTCCTCCGGGAAAAGCGAAGTATTGGAAgtatttggaatatttcttaaaagtatgacagccacaAGACAGACACAACCAAGATGGCTTGTCACAAATACAGCATTGCCCTCCCAGCATAACTGAGTAGGCTAACTTCAAGTGCAATTCCCAGACCTCAAGCAATATATATTGCTTCATGacacaatgattttttttttaaagctagGCACAAGACCTAATGACAAGTAGATTAGCTCAGTAAAATAATGCTGATACCTTTCGTCAGCCTACCGGTATTTTAACTGCTGTGTGCGTGcgctctctctcctgcgcaaacattctctctcctgcatgCTAGTTGtgtgtagttctactgcataaaattcaacaaataaattagtttgttttacacatATGACCTATTGACATGCAgttaatataggctacagtgcagtgaacagTCTGGaaattatggtaggccaacttggagtgacaCAGAGGAGAATTCTCTCACTCCttgtagcctgatggtacgcacagtgcttacggccgtacacctgcaggcaccGCTGATTAAGGGcattctgttcctgtttatgtaaaggttttacaCAGCTCAATAAGGATACACTGCATGTAAGGCTACACTAACCAAAAGTCGGTTGTAGATCGGTTAATATTCGTGTTACGAATTGCGGTGGGGTTGATTTAAATATCGGGTGAGCATAGACCGCTTGTGACGGCTATACATGCTCAATTAGCACAACTTTTCTCACAGAATGTTGCCTTCCATTCTTAATGTTATTCAACCTCTTTCTCTACCCGTTCGGTAGCCCTAAttatgtacccccccccccccccccctctgtgtcTGCAGTACGCACCTCCTCCAATAGGGGTCTCTTGATGAAGAAGGGCCAGGCTAAGGCGAGGCAGGTGAAGATGACCCAGCTCTCTGGCATGGTGatgctgggccgcagagaggTCAGTAGGTCACCCAGCCCCACCATCACCCAGGACGACGACCCCATGCAGTTCACGGCTATGCACCAGCACAGTGTGCCTGTAAGGGTGAGGAACTGATGATGGCCTATCTTCCATTAGTTGTCTTGAGGCTTGTTATATGCTATATCCATCTTTGAGTGTGAATTTTGTCATCAATGTCTTATTAATATCAATAGCATATTTGGCACTAGACATGGCTTGAAACAGCAGTGATGTAGTTGTATGAGCTTTATATTCAAAATGGTATATGAGCATCTTTGGCTTTGCTGCTGTTGGAGTCATGCATTCCCTCTGAGGAAAAATGCACATTCAAAACCATTAGCATTTAGAATGCCCATTTCTTTTAATTCATTTCTATCAGGTGTCATGATGGCCTAATACGCTGGAAGCGTTCATAGTTTTTGTCTGGTGTTTAccattttgtctgtctgtctgtctgtctgtctatctgtctttctgtctataTTTCCCCTTCTGTTCTGCGTTCTATCTTATGTCAGGCCCCAGCCGTTGCTGCCCCGATGCCTGCACCTATCAGGATGAGGGTCAGAGTTCAGGACAACGTCTTTCTCATTCCAGTTCCACACAGGTTTGTCTGCCCTCACCTTCACCTGCACCCATGCTGACTGTAGAGCACACCGGAGAGAAGAACACACAATGATGCCAAATGGTGTAATAGTCCTgcacgagaggagaggagcacatGGGCGTCTTACATGTTAAATGTTACACTTTagagtctgtgagtgtgagttgtGAGCTGTAACACAATGCCCATAATGTGTGAAATTTGTTGAGTGCTTTTTTACCAAGATATAGTACTCATCAacatgtatgtgcgtgcgtgcgtgcgtgtgtgcgttcgCTCTCAGTTCTATCAGGATGAACTGAACTATAGTTTGCATGTGTTCACCAGAGGCTCTCCTCTCTACAGCACGGCCGACTCCTGCACCGTGTCTTGGCTGTGCGAGCAGGCAGCCCAACGCTACTACCAGACCTGTGGCCTCCTGCCACGCCTCTCGCTGCAGAAAGAGGGCGCTCTGCTCGCACCGCAGGATCCCCTCCTGGCTGTCCTGCACACCAACGAGGAGGTAAGAGGGCATGGCAGGGCAGTAGAAAATAATCAAAGAAAGAAACTTAGAACTACATTATGCACAATATATTGGTAATATGAAAGTAAAATAATCTAAAATGCCTCTATATCTAAATTGCCactatagggagggaaagtaatctcatcgccacctactggttgcgttcctagtttagcggagtggatgggattttttttagaaaaaaattGATTTAACACCTCCCATTTGCTATGCACTGGGGTCACCTTCATTGCTTctagtggtcataccttatttttaggatcagttgaattgttttgagttttttatgTAACATGGTGATGACAAACTACAGTTGCATGCGACGTCACAGGTTTGGACGCTtcatctctaactgatcaaaatgGGGAAATTTGCTTGACTGGcgtaacatatttttgtaataacagaGCGTGATGTAAACCGCATGGTGATTACCTATGTCAGGATACCTTGTGTTTTGCTCCTACTCACAGGAAGAGATGacagtaagtgttaagtgtcgaTGCTAAcgaggctaataaacaaaccatgctaccgtgagtaacgtgGAAGGTTAATGTCACGTAACTTCTTTTGTAGTCCGTTTATGAAACCAAACGAGCAATTTAAATTTTTTaaagaaggcaaaatagggccagacattttcacagttagtagattattactgtatacacactgaaaaatatttttggtggataacttcgctgatttggcttcacaatatttttttaagaataggtctatacatggatttctatgctacgtcacgaaaacatgcgtgcgcaactaagaggcagaaagcaccacagAACAGCAAAGAGCAGTGCTgtcctagcctgggtgccattccgaacttagtccttAACTTAGTCCTTccttaatgcaaatgaacggcaaactctgaaatatagtctgaaatgagatgttattatgattgagacaacagggtatacaaaaaattccgattgtagcttacagcagccgactatttaggttaagtttataacgttgtggacggccaccaagcgtcttctgccccacggctgcatACGCatttagttttgttggtaaacgggaaacccgtgtatgggacttaacattggagctttTCTTCGATAGGAACACAACCATTTGGGTCACTGGTTttccctttccctccctattgTAACTGCTGCTGCTACCACTATGACTACTACTAGTCGAGTTGTAACTTGTGTCTAGTGTGCCTTTCTTGTGGTTGGATTCTGTGTGACTATATTGGAGAGACAACGTGttcctgtttttgtgtgtgtgtgtgtgtgtgtgtgttgtgctgtgctgaatGGTGTGAAGGTTGTTGCCAAAGTGTGTTCCTGGGACCTGCCCCCTCTGCCTGAGCGCTACCAGAAGGCCTGCCGCAGCCTGGCTGTGGGTGAGTCACCATGGGAAACCAGTCACTCTTCAGCCCCTCATTATAGCACCTTCTCTGTGCTCTGATGAGCAGTTTGATGTACTGCAACCCTGTTACCAAATTACCAAATATCTAGGAAAGAGATGAATGTGTCTTTTTgtgacactcacacaaatattttttgatCAATGTGACTCTATATAATAGCTTTCATTTTATGTTTGTTAGTTTTGTGCTGGGACAAGTTTCTCTAAAACTTAGGTTAGGGGTATATGTCtactacagacagagagagacatagagtgTATTATGCAGAGCAAGGCTTCAGAGAATTCTGTCTCACACATCACACCTACAGATAGCATGTGAACATGATCAAAATCCCCCAAGGCTAAGAATTCGGTTTCGTTTAACATAAGGTGTGAACACTAATATTAACTT
It encodes:
- the LOC121693595 gene encoding antimicrobial peptide NK-lysin-like yields the protein MNTNSSFEIVVAYDWEGLDYEDNSFEVVKGEEKAQLPGMCWGCKWILNKVKKSISNGTTQDEIQRKLKAACDKIGFLKSACKGFVKKYRTLLIEELSTTDDVRTICVNVKACKPKELIYM